A region of Trichoplusia ni isolate ovarian cell line Hi5 chromosome 21, tn1, whole genome shotgun sequence DNA encodes the following proteins:
- the LOC113504145 gene encoding androgen-dependent TFPI-regulating protein-like isoform X1, producing the protein MEDILLRDNNIFYNILCFLITENEKLFDRSDSKLYWTTVYHLFGVLHHIYMSVFAAGLELKSSPIVEFDNLYRFRAGYLTGWNFMFQTIFLTMSLAYDMLEWFDRHDTALGRKLKFCRDVMFSGLVVPLTLFISSMFWTLFWIDRELVFPEVYDQLVPWWFNHCVHTNIAIVVLIETLMVSRRHPTHFKLELFMNGTAGVLYAIVYYSIYFFANRWLYGVFGIMTWWQVCLYQILIWTSTFVFYFIQFPINRIFHREESNEQKYMVTEVKKGIPNAGFKEEDSWIKHRTKRTENSSF; encoded by the exons ATGGAAGATATTTTACTCcgagataataatattttttataatatactttgcTTTTTGATAACTGAAAATGAGAAATTATTCGATAGGAGTGATTCCAAATTATACTGGACCACTGTTTACCATCTTTTTGGGGTTCTGCATCATATTTACATGTCTGTTTTCGCTGCTGGTCTAGAACTAAAAAGTAGTCCTATAGTGGAGTTTGACAATTTGTATAGGTTTCGGGCTGGATATCTGACTGGCTGGAATTTC ATGTTCCAAACGATCTTCCTAACCATGTCGCTGGCATACGACATGCTGGAGTGGTTCGACCGTCACGACACCGCGCTCGGGAGGAAACTCAAGTTCTGCAGGGACGTCATGTTCTCAGGGCTGGTCGTGCCTCTGACCTTG TTCATATCATCGATGTTCTGGACGCTCTTCTGGATCGACCGCGAGTTGGTCTTCCCCGAAGTGTACGACCAGCTGGTACCCTGGTGGTTTAACCACTGCGTGCACACCAACATCGCGATCGTGGTGCTCATCGAGACCCTCATGGTCTCCAGGAGACACCCCACGCACTTCAAGTTGGAGCTGTTCATGAATGGGACTGCAGGAGTGCTGTATGCTATTGT ATACTACTCCATCTACTTCTTCGCCAACCGCTGGCTGTACGGCGTCTTCGGCATCATGACCTGGTGGCAGGTCTGCCTCTACCAGATCCTCATCTGGACCTCCACCTTCGTGTTCTACTTCATCCAGTTTCCAATCAACAGGATCTTCCATCGTGAGGAGTCCAATGAACAGAAGTACATGGTCACCGAAGTCAAGAAGGGAATCCCAAACGCTGGTTTTAAAGAAGAAGACAGTTGGATCAAGCACAGAACGAAGAGAACAGAGAATTCTAGCTTTTGA
- the LOC113504117 gene encoding proteoglycan 4 codes for MKRSRHRWVGLSIFCIFLTLLATELPTTSALKATSLIFSKTSTTTAAPEQEAAEDGTEIETTAEGGEAQPSNTTSKITGIPQIDYLLDPNLPRELNGYNLSEYPFYEAVPKPETIDFKCDGLHDGFYASVPHKCQVYHHCLFGTRYDFLCANYTAFDQKTFICHFVSEVDCKNSPNYFNRNEALYKATTTSTAAPPPTQPPTTTTTQRPTRPPRRRPAYRYDYDDDDYYYSRDDYDYEDRRRPRPRPGGRPGKKKRPAADDYEDDRYERRPRPRDEETSEDYEERRPYDRRPGKRPYADRRPYDDEDEDRRPGYRNRRPRPRDEDEEEYRPDEEERPRPREQKDRPKRPRDQYRPRDEYRPRDEVTRPRDEVRPRDEVRPRDEVRPRDEVRSRDEPRPRDETRPRDAIRPRDEIRPRDEIRPRDEIRPRDEIRPRDEIRPRDEIRPRDEIRPRDEIRPRDEIRPRDEIRPRDEIRPRDEVRSRDEPTRERPDRERRPSREEVDAPKPVRAREDRFSEGRRYREDRPYRAKDDRPRPVADDDRVEDKRDPPTAPESPTTLVKPIGHGIFSKPRMPPKIKRPVPKTEREKYGYIPVVTTKAPPKVDDDEYYDYEEDETSKPSSSGKTSSVQERPKAEIVEKVKFTPTRPHYPSKAKKTKLPIDYEDEDYEEPVKAEKYTSTQRVRDVRVKPKPVDDDDYYDYEDTKRDTGVVRPGEDITSKIKDLRPNVKVVKRPFLPSRGGSPYLPRGLQPVAGRDVSAPLNTTPKPTTTTPKPTTTTTTTTTTTAPPTTTTRTTTTFVTTTTTTEKPTTTVTTEATTEVKDEYEEEYYDEEDIDYDKNKKVTTTTVAATEPTTFRTTTAAPTTEVPTTPEQKAKDLASKVYKVYNDNYEAIRGKLESTLSPGDYIKPYLATATPLTDFKPYKPIDTYKKEVKPKPEISKPYTATGKPILPESLAIKQNLADSIENDYDVRINEALSPNLPVSRVPSGFVIPSDRDYTYSRFRNNLQPLEPQYAASDISSFQVRKRPVTGVSIRTPNSYYLQPQRLVYEDPGQRFPRQLFYRPVDLY; via the exons atgaaacgtTCCCGGCACAGATGGGTCGGCCTCAgcatatttt GTATCTTCTTAACTCTCCTGGCGACAGAACTGCCGACCACATCAGCACTGAAGGCGACATCTCTTATCTTCTCGAAGACATCTACAACCACAGCGGCTCCAGAACAAGAGGCTGCAGAAGATGGAACAGAG ATTGAAACTACAGCAGAAGGCGGAGAAGCTCAACCCTCAAATACCACCAGCAAAATCACTGGCATCCCTCAAATAGACTACCTGCTGGACCCCAACCTGCCCCGGGAGCTCAACGGGTACAACCTCTCTGAATACCCGTTTTACGAAGCGGTCCCGAAACCGGAGACGATCGACTTCAAGTGTGATGGGTTGCACGATGGATTCTACGCGTCTGTGCCTCATAAGTGTCAG GTATACCATCACTGCCTGTTCGGGACGCGATACGACTTCCTGTGCGCGAACTACACAGCCTTCGATCAGAAGACCTTCATCTGTCACTTCGTATCTGAAGTAGACTGCAAGAACTCTCCGAACTATTTCAACAG GAACGAGGCTCTCTACAAGGCCACCACCACGTCCACCGCAGCGCCACCACCGACGCAGCCGCCCACCACGACGACCACGCAGCGTCCAACGCGCCCGCCCCGCAGACGCCCCGCCTACAGATATGATTACGACGATGATGATTACTATTATTCAAGAGATGATTATGATTATGAAGACAG AAGAAGGCCAAGGCCTCGACCAGGTGGAAGACCAGGAAAGAAGAAGCGCCCAGCAGCAGACGACTATGAAGATGATAG ATACGAACGTCGTCCTCGACCGAGAGACGAAGAAACATCAGAAGACTACGAAGAACGGCGACCTTACGACAGGAGACCAGGGAAACGACCATATGCCGATCGTAGACCATACGATGACGAAGACGAAGACCGCAGGCCAGGCTACAGAAACCGTAGACCCAGACCAAGGGATGAAGATGAGGAAGAATATAGACCGGACGAAGAAGAAAGGCCTAGACCAAGAGAACAGAAAGACAGACCAAAACGACCGAGAGACCAATATCGGCCTAGAGATGAGTATAGACCGAGAGATGAGGTTACCAGACCACGGGATGAAGTTAGGCCAAGAGACGAAGTCAGACCAAGAGACGAAGTCAGACCGAGGGATGAAGTGAGATCAAGGGATGAACCTAGACCGAGGGATGAAACCAGACCTCGTGACGCAATACGACCAAGGGATGAAATACGACCAAGAGATGAGATCCGACCGCGGGACGAAATAAGACCACGTGATGAAATCCGTCCCAGAGATGAAATTAGACCAAGAGATGAAATTAGACCCAGAGATGAAATTAGACCTAGGGATGAAATAAGACCCAGAGATGAAATTAGACCTAGAGATGAAATCAGACCAAGGGACGAAATCAGGCCACGTGATGAGGTCAGAAGTAGGGACGAACCTACACGAGAAAGACCTGACAGAGAACGTAGACCTTCTAGAGAAGAAGTTGATGCTCCTAAGCCAGTCAGGGCTAGAGAAGACAGGTTCTCTGAAGGTCGAAGGTATAGGGAGGATCGTCCATACAGAGCAAAAGATGACAGACCGAGACCAGTCGCTGATGATGACAGAGTTGAAGATAAAAGAGATCCACCGACAGCCCCTGAAAGTCCTACCACTCTTGTAAAACCTATCGGACATGGAATCTTCAGTAAACCAAGAATGCCGCCAAAGATCAAAAGGCCAGTCCCTAAGACTGAGAGGGAGAAGTATGGATACATTCCTGTAGTCACAACGAAAGCACCTCCGAAAGTAGACGACGATGAATACTACGACTATGAAGAGGATGAAACCAGTAAACCTTCGTCTTCTGGAAAAACCAGCAGCGTGCAAGAAAGACCAAAAGCTGAGATCgttgaaaaagtaaaattcacGCCAACAAGGCCTCATTATCCAAGCAAAGCAAAGAAGACTAAATTACCAATAGATTATGAAGATGAGGATTATGAAGAACCGGTAAAAGCGGAGAAGTATACCAGTACACAGAGAGTGAGAGACGTGAGGGTTAAGCCTAAACctgtagatgatgatgattattacGATTATGAGGATACAAAAAGAGATACTGGCGTCGTCAGACCAGGAGAAGATATAACGAGCAAGATAAAAGACTTGCGACCAAATGTGAAGGTAGTTAAACGTCCTTTTTTACCCTCTAGGGGTGGAAGCCCGTACCTTCCCCGCGGACTACAGCCCGTGGCCGGAAGGGATGTCTCAGCACCACTAAATACCACCCCGAAACCTACCACCACTACTCCTAAACCCACCACGACCACAACCACTACGACCACTACTACTGCACCCCCTACGACCACAACACGAACCACCACCACCTTCgtcaccaccaccaccaccaccgaGAAACCCACAACCACAGTTACAACTGAAGCAACAACAGAAGTAAAAGATGAATACGAAGAAGAATATTATGACGAAGAAGATATAGATTACGATAAGAACAAGAAAGTAACAACAACAACTGTCGCAGCAACTGAACCAACAACTTTTAGAACAACAACTGCTGCACCAACCACGGAAGTACCAACAACACCGGAACAAAAAGCAAAGGACTTAGCATCGAAAGTTTACAAAGTCTATAATGACAATTACGAAGCCATCCGCGGTAAACTAGAATCAACGTTATCACCTGGTGATTATATTAAGCCGTATTTAGCCACAGCCACCCCACTAACTGACTTCAAACCATACAAGCCCATAGACACATACAAAAAAGAAGTCAAACCGAAACCTGAAATTTCAAAACCTTACACGGCAACCGGAAAACCGATCCTACCAGAAAGtttagcaataaaacaaaacttagcTGACAGTATAGAAAATGATTATGATGTTAGAATCAATGAGGCCTTATCACCCAATTTGCCTGTTAGCCGAGTTCCATCAGGATTCGTTATACCTTCAGATAGAGATTACACATACTCCAGATTTAGAAATAACTTGCAGCCTCTAGAACCTCAATATGCTGCTTCAGATATTTCTAGTTTCCAAGTCAGGAAGAGGCCGGTGACCGGTGTTAGTATTAGGACTCCCAATTCTTATTATCTTCAACCACAAAGGTTGGTTTATGAAGACCCAGGGCAAAGGTTTCCAAGACAGCTCTTTTATAGGCCTGTAGacctttattga